A region of Bacteroidota bacterium DNA encodes the following proteins:
- a CDS encoding T9SS type A sorting domain-containing protein — MVNPDILTIEGLSVQPENTICNIPFGWSFISYLRKTPASIIEMMSNIVGDIEIVKNYLGQTYWPIYGVNLIGNMNPGEGYQIKMNNAASLTYPANSANLSKSNIQISKPIYFKGVKNTGSNMTLGIPKTVWETEPPIGSEIGVYNSDGLLVGSSVFTGKNLAISIWGNDEYSQKIDGMKENSKFSIVLMANGQEQNLHVDSWLEGDEFYKTNKISVAEKLSIINCQLSITKLFQNNPNPFSEITEICFYLPEKAFVEIELFNLIGEKIKTICSQNHASGNHTIVFDRKNLSAGVYFYRLKSSDFSDTKIMNIK, encoded by the coding sequence ATGGTCAACCCTGATATCTTGACCATTGAAGGTTTGTCTGTTCAACCGGAAAATACTATATGCAATATTCCTTTTGGATGGTCATTTATTTCGTATTTAAGAAAAACTCCCGCTTCAATAATAGAAATGATGAGTAATATAGTTGGTGATATCGAAATTGTGAAAAACTATTTAGGGCAAACTTATTGGCCAATATATGGAGTTAATTTAATTGGAAACATGAATCCCGGCGAAGGCTACCAAATAAAAATGAACAATGCAGCATCTCTCACTTATCCGGCAAATTCAGCAAATTTATCAAAATCAAATATCCAAATTTCAAAACCTATTTATTTCAAAGGAGTGAAAAATACAGGCTCAAATATGACTCTCGGCATTCCAAAAACAGTTTGGGAAACAGAACCTCCAATTGGTTCAGAAATAGGAGTTTATAACTCTGATGGATTATTGGTTGGTTCATCTGTTTTTACCGGAAAAAACCTTGCAATTTCAATTTGGGGAAACGATGAATATTCGCAGAAAATTGACGGAATGAAAGAAAATAGCAAGTTTAGCATTGTACTAATGGCAAATGGCCAAGAGCAAAACCTGCATGTAGATTCCTGGCTTGAAGGCGATGAATTTTATAAAACAAACAAAATATCTGTTGCCGAAAAATTATCAATTATCAATTGTCAGTTATCAATTACAAAGCTTTTTCAAAACAATCCAAATCCGTTTTCAGAAATAACAGAAATATGTTTTTACCTTCCCGAAAAAGCTTTTGTAGAAATAGAATTGTTTAATCTGATTGGTGAAAAAATCAAAACTATTTGTTCGCAAAACCATGCTTCCGGAAATCATACTATTGTTTTTGATAGGAAAAATTTATCGGCGGGAGTTTATTTTTATAGATTAAAATCTTCTGATTTTTCTGATACTAAAATTATGAATATTAAATAA